A region of Candidatus Zixiibacteriota bacterium DNA encodes the following proteins:
- a CDS encoding ParA family protein has translation MRKIAVMTSKGGTGKTTTAINLGHCLALSGKRVLLIDCDSQANISMAFDVDPEKGLAELITIGEVDIKKVRPNLFIVDSGGKRLVESELVLAKQDDRETRLKRVLSRLEGSDYVICDCPPTINLININALNFCDHVIIPVSMDFFACEGAKKTMTLIGEIKDRIGHSLNVMGLLATFFDRRTKISQRTYDHLVSQFGDLVFATKIRINTQLKEAQAKFQTIFEFAPYSHGALDYFLLTKEIANGSGRGPTEVDN, from the coding sequence ATGCGTAAGATTGCAGTCATGACATCCAAGGGAGGTACCGGGAAGACGACTACGGCCATAAACCTCGGCCATTGTCTGGCTTTGTCGGGTAAGCGCGTGCTTCTGATTGACTGTGATAGTCAGGCAAACATTTCGATGGCATTCGATGTTGATCCGGAGAAGGGTCTCGCTGAGTTGATCACGATAGGTGAGGTGGATATCAAGAAGGTTAGGCCAAACTTGTTTATTGTCGATTCAGGCGGAAAGCGTCTTGTGGAGTCAGAATTAGTGCTTGCCAAGCAGGATGACCGTGAAACGAGACTGAAGCGTGTGCTTAGTCGCCTTGAGGGATCAGACTACGTAATATGTGACTGTCCTCCCACGATCAATCTGATTAATATAAATGCCCTTAATTTCTGCGATCATGTGATTATTCCGGTTTCCATGGACTTCTTCGCCTGTGAGGGTGCTAAGAAGACCATGACACTGATTGGTGAAATTAAGGATCGGATCGGGCACTCGCTGAATGTCATGGGACTGCTGGCGACATTCTTCGATCGACGGACCAAGATATCTCAGCGTACATATGATCATCTCGTGTCCCAGTTTGGCGATCTGGTTTTTGCCACGAAGATCCGCATAAACACTCAACTCAAAGAGGCGCAGGCCAAGTTTCAGACTATTTTTGAATTTGCACCGTATTCGCACGGCGCATTGGATTACTTTCTGTTAACCAAGGAGATTGCCAACGGCTCGGGCCGTGGTCCGACTGAGGTGGATAACTAA
- a CDS encoding STAS domain-containing protein: MENIKISLDTSGVDGEISIVRVDGVIDTMTATELEKVMNSLLGQKRFNIVIDLGGVDYISSAGWGIFISNIREIRQNDGDIKLARMIPNVHEIFELLEFDSILHCFDNIEKAKHDFRLNGNSADNDVEASKSTVAGRLREAGAAATAEAPAAVAVSKPVTIADKVDEHVAAQPSLESRVLELVKEDPFYSVSEMKKIINSENSFEGKVGWWKIRSILRENDLKSKKKRFRYSRKG; this comes from the coding sequence ATGGAAAATATCAAGATATCATTAGACACAAGTGGTGTCGACGGGGAAATATCGATCGTTCGTGTCGATGGCGTTATCGACACAATGACAGCCACTGAGTTGGAGAAGGTGATGAATTCCCTTCTCGGTCAGAAGCGATTTAACATTGTCATCGATCTCGGCGGTGTAGATTACATCTCGTCTGCGGGATGGGGCATATTTATCTCGAATATCAGAGAAATCAGGCAGAACGATGGCGATATCAAACTTGCACGTATGATTCCAAATGTGCACGAGATTTTCGAGTTGCTGGAATTCGATTCGATTCTCCATTGTTTTGACAACATAGAGAAAGCTAAGCACGACTTCAGACTGAACGGTAATTCTGCAGATAACGATGTTGAAGCATCCAAATCGACGGTTGCGGGCAGACTGAGAGAAGCAGGTGCGGCAGCTACAGCCGAAGCCCCTGCCGCAGTTGCTGTAAGCAAGCCGGTAACCATTGCTGACAAGGTGGATGAGCATGTCGCAGCTCAGCCCAGCCTGGAAAGCAGAGTGCTTGAACTGGTCAAAGAGGATCCTTTCTACTCAGTATCCGAAATGAAGAAAATCATAAATTCGGAGAACAGTTTTGAGGGCAAAGTCGGCTGGTGGAAAATCAGATCTATCCTAAGAGAGAACGACCTCAAATCCAAGAAGAAGAGGTTTCGATACTCTCGCAAAGGCTAA